DNA from Nitrospira sp.:
ACAGGGACGGGCGCCGGTGCCGATCTTGGCCTTGACGGCCAATGCGTTGCAGGGAGAAGTGCAGCGGAGCCTGGCGGCCGGCTGCACGGCGCATTTGACGAAACCGATTCGCAAGGCTCGGTTGTTGGAAGCCATTCAACTCTATCGCCGACCGTCGGCTCCGGCGGACAGACCCTTGCCAGAATTTTCCGCCGAGCGAGTCGTGTTGCAGATCAGTGCGGAGTTTGAGGGCCTCATGCCGGGGTTCTTGGAGCACCGGCGCCAGGATGTCGTACAGCTCACGGATGCGTTGGCCCGAGCTGATTTTGAGCTGATCCGAGGGATCGGCCACGGCATCAAGGGGGCCGGGGGAACCTACGGCCTCGATGTGATCAGTGCGTACGGACAGGCATTGGAAGAGGCGGCCTTGCAGAACAATGCCGCCGAAGTCCGTACGACAATCGAGGCGCTGAGCGGCTTTCTGGATCGCCTTCAATTGGTGTATGTCTGAGTCCGTAGAGCGGTCGTTCGTCTCTTGTTGCAGAACCGCTGCGGCAGGTTCGCGAGATATGCGTTACGATTCACGCTTCACTGGTGTCGAGAGCACTGCGGACGGGCTTTTTCAACCTCCTGCCGAGAGCCGAAAAAGATATGCGCGTGTTGCTCGTCGAAGATCACATTGATATCCGCCGCCTGTTCGAGCAGGTCATTCAGGCGCGGGGGCATGAGGTCACGGCCTGTGCGGACGGGGAGTCGGCGTGGGAAGCTTACCGCCGGGGGCCCTACGAACTCATTCTGCTCGATTGGGAACTGCAAGGGAGCGGCATCGATGGATTGCAGCTGTGCCGGACGATTCGATCGAGCCGGGAGGGGGATCGCTGTGTCATCGTCATGATCACGGCGCATGATTCGCCGGGAGGCTTGCGAACGGCGCTCCATGCCGGTGTCAACGACTATCTGGTCAAGCCGGTCGGAATTGAGTTTTTGAAATTGCGCCTGACCATTGCCGAACAATGGGTGGAGAACGTCCGGCGGCGCTTCGAGGCGGAAGTCCAGGCCCAGACGCTGCAATCGCAGTTGGCGGATCATGGGAAGTTCCATGATCTGATCGGCCGGAGCCCATCGATGAGGGCGCTCTACGAGGACATACGGAAGGTTGCCGCGGTCGATGCGACCGTGCTGATCGAGGGAGAAACCGGAACGGGGAAAGAACTGGTGGCGCGTGCGATTCATCTGTCCAGCCGACGCGCCTCCCAGCCGTTTTTGGCCGTCAATTGCGCAGGGTTCACGGAATCGATTCTCGGCAGCCAGCTCTTCGGCCATAAGAAGGGGGCCTTTACCGGTGCCGTCGACAATCAACAGGGGCTGTTTGAGGCAGCCCACGGAGGTACGATTTTCCTGGACGAGATCGGTGATATTTCTCCCGCAGTTCAGACGAATCTCTTGCGCGTCTTGCAGGAGCGGGAGGTGACGAGGCTGGGGGAGTCCAAACCCCGCAAGGTCGATGTGCGGGTGGTGGCGGCGACGCATCACAACCTGGCGGTCGATGTGGAAAAGGGAACGTTTCGGAAGGATCTATTATATCGCATCAAGGTGGCGCGCCTGCCGCTTCCTCCGCTCCGTGAACGGCAAGACGATATTCCGTTGCTGGTACATGCGTTCCTCGGGCAGTTTCGTTCCGTGATGGAAAAGCCGGTTCATCAGGTGAGTCCTGATGCCATGCAGGTGTTGGTCGACTATGCGTGGCCCGGCAACGTACGGGAACTCAAGAGCGCGGTGGAATCGGCCATGATCCATTGCAAGGGCGCCATCGTGCAGATCGAAGACCTGCCGCCGGAAATTCTCCATTCGGAGGCGGGGGCTGTCTATGTTCCGTTCCAGCGCCAGGACGAGCGGACCCGGATGGCGGGGGCGCTCCAGCAAACGGGCGGCAACCGTTCGGAGGCGGCACGGCTGTTGGGGATGAGCCGCCGAACCTTCTACCGCCGTCTCGCTGAATATGATGTGTCCGTCCCACCGAATCCGGTCGATGATCAACCACTGTGAATCGATCGCTCAAGGCGATCAGGTGCAGGTTGCCATCCTTCGTTCCTCTGCGGATTATCCTCGATCCTCTCCGTTCAGGCTCCGGCTGGTGAGGAACTGCGGTTTAGCCTGAAGCCCACATAACGATTTGCTCAGCGAAGCACAGGCACCACGCTGCTGAACCCTGTCACTTCTGCGGCCGATTTCCCCGCCTCTCTCAACTCTGCAACATAAGGAACCTGTGTATCGCTGGCACAACTGTGACACAACGCGATGTGTC
Protein-coding regions in this window:
- a CDS encoding sigma-54 dependent DNA-binding response regulator; translation: MRVLLVEDHIDIRRLFEQVIQARGHEVTACADGESAWEAYRRGPYELILLDWELQGSGIDGLQLCRTIRSSREGDRCVIVMITAHDSPGGLRTALHAGVNDYLVKPVGIEFLKLRLTIAEQWVENVRRRFEAEVQAQTLQSQLADHGKFHDLIGRSPSMRALYEDIRKVAAVDATVLIEGETGTGKELVARAIHLSSRRASQPFLAVNCAGFTESILGSQLFGHKKGAFTGAVDNQQGLFEAAHGGTIFLDEIGDISPAVQTNLLRVLQEREVTRLGESKPRKVDVRVVAATHHNLAVDVEKGTFRKDLLYRIKVARLPLPPLRERQDDIPLLVHAFLGQFRSVMEKPVHQVSPDAMQVLVDYAWPGNVRELKSAVESAMIHCKGAIVQIEDLPPEILHSEAGAVYVPFQRQDERTRMAGALQQTGGNRSEAARLLGMSRRTFYRRLAEYDVSVPPNPVDDQPL